The DNA sequence GGCGCAGCCAGAACGACTTCGCGGGGCCTGGCCGGCCGGTCGCGGCCGGCGTCGACGCCCTGGGGGTCATCGCGTCGGACCCGCTCACCGGGGCGCCGAGAGGGAGCAGTACCGGCGCGGGCAGGTCGAGGAAGGACAGCGGGTCCAGGTACGTCGCTCCTCGCAGCACGCCCCAGTGCAGGCAGGTCCGCCCGCAGTGGCCGGTGACCGGTTCGAGCCGACCCAGCAGCTCGCCTGCCAGGACCACCTCTCCGACCGTCACGACGGGGTCGACCGGTTCGTAGGTCTCCCGCAGTCCGCCGGTGGAGACGACGACGACGACCCCCTGGTCCGCGACCTCGCCGGCGAAGCTCACCCGCCCCGCCGTCGCGGCACGGATCGGGTCGGTCGCCGCCGCGGCCAGGTCCACCCCGCGGTGCCCGGCGGAGTAGGGCGAGGCGGGTGGGTCGAACCCCCGAAGGACCTGGGGGAGGCCGTCGACGGGGAAGCGCCACGGCGGCTCCGCGTGGGCGCGAAGCGTCGAGATCGTCGCGACGGCGAGGACTGCGGCCGCGAACAGACGTACGAGCGGGGTCATCCGGCCAGCGTGCCGGCACGCGGACCCGGCGGGGCGCCCGGGTGCTCGGGCTGTGGAGCGGGCCGCCCTGTGGACGACCGGGCTCGCGGGCCGCGGTCGACCCCGGCGGGCGCCGCCCCGTACACTCGAGGCACGGCCCGGCTCGTCCGGGTCGAATTCGCAC is a window from the Actinomycetes bacterium genome containing:
- a CDS encoding M23 family metallopeptidase yields the protein MTPLVRLFAAAVLAVATISTLRAHAEPPWRFPVDGLPQVLRGFDPPASPYSAGHRGVDLAAAATDPIRAATAGRVSFAGEVADQGVVVVVSTGGLRETYEPVDPVVTVGEVVLAGELLGRLEPVTGHCGRTCLHWGVLRGATYLDPLSFLDLPAPVLLPLGAPVSGSDAMTPRASTPAATGRPGPAKSFWLRLTGAPTRTSRPPPPWR